A single region of the Cryptomeria japonica unplaced genomic scaffold, Sugi_1.0 HiC_scaffold_44, whole genome shotgun sequence genome encodes:
- the LOC131862535 gene encoding protein HOTHEAD-like, with amino-acid sequence MEKLFLLISCLLMFTHQFCSEAATSNPEYPYSFMTADAQKAASRSYDYIVVGGGTAGCPLAATLSQHYSVLVLERGDSPYGIPDVEDFRGSPTTNPKVAQGFVSEDGVQLVRARVLGGGSAINGGVYSRASTEYIRKIKWDEKLVYESYEWVERLNAFQQYKLSTWNSATKDGLLQAGVLPYNGHTFDHLVGTKISGSIFDENGKRHTAADLLQYANPENIVVLLNATASRILFSFGSGKQKASGVEFRSNNDGLIYQISLNQLSINSEVILSAGSIGSTQLLLLSGIGPKRQLKEMNIPALLDSPFVGKQVQDNPSAAFTIVSSKPLEDSYSQLAGILDNSQNYIESGSLVQRNNGTNTQYLGVLDIKLAFPLSRGDLWLKSVDPRDNPYVRYNYYSHSLDLQRCVKGIKVMVNLSMSSSIQEFACTDSGNSKTLQFLGIALPNNQSNDDALAKLCKEALGTFNHYHGGCQAGLVVNERYLVKGVDNLRVVDGSIYKDSPGTNPQATTMMLGRYMGIHILQERTIS; translated from the exons ATGGAGAAATTATTTCTTCTGATTTCATGCCTGCTGATGTTTACACATCAATTCTGTTCAGAAGCAGCAACATCTAATCCGG AGTACCCATATTCGTTTATGACAGCAGATGCTCAAAAGGCAGCTTCAAGATCATATGATTACATTGTGGTTGGAGGAGGTACAGCGGGATGTCCCCTGGCAGCAACTCTCTCACAGCACTACTCTGTTTTAGTATTGGAGAGGGGAGACTCTCCTTACGGAATTCCCGATGTGGAGGATTTCAGAGGGTCTCCCACAACTAATCCCAAAGTAGCGCAGGGGTTTGTCTCAGAAGATGGAGTGCAGTTGGTACGGGCGAGAGTTTTAGGAGGCGGATCAGCCATCAACGGTGGAGTCTACAGCAGGGCGAGCACTGAATATATTCGGAAAATAAAGTGGGATGAGAAACTTGTATATGAGTCATATGAATGGGTAGAACGGTTGAATGCCTTCCAACAATACAAGCTTTCTACTTGGAATTCTGCTACCAAGGATGGGCTTCTTCAAGCTGGAGTTCTTCCTTACAACGGCCACACTTTCGATCATTTGGTTGGCACCAAGATCAGTGGCTCAATCTTTGACGAGAATGGAAAGAGACATACAGCCGCAGATCTACTCCAGTATGCAAATCCAGAAAATATTGTAGTTCTTCTCAATGCTACTGCCAGCAGAATACTCTTCAGTTTCGGATCAG GAAAGCAAAAGGCTAGCGGAGTGGAGTTCAGAAGCAATAATGATGGTCTCATTTATCAAATTTCACTTAATCAATTGTCAATCAATAGTGAGGTGATTTTGTCAGCAGGAAGCATAGGTAGCACTCAACTTCTCCTCTTAAGCGGAATTGGTCCAAAAAGACAACTCAAAGAAATGAATATTCCTGCTCTTTTAGATTCACCTTTTGTAGGTAAACAAGTTCAAGATAATCCTAGTGCAGCCTTTACTATAGTATCCTCGAAACCACTTGAAGATTCTTATTCACAATTAGCGGGCATTTTAGACAATTCCCAAAATTACATCGAAAGTGGTAGCCTTGTCCAACGGAATAATGGTACAAATACACAATATTTAGGTGTTCTTGATATTAAGTTGGCATTTCCCTTATCAAGGGGTGATCTTTGGCTTAAAAGCGTAGACCCTCGAGATAACCCCTATGTTCGTTACAACTACTATTCACACTCTCTTGATCTACAAAGATGTGTGAAAGGTATAAAAGTAATGGTTAATCTGAGTATGTCATCTTCTATCCAAGAGTTTGCATGTACTGATAGTGGAAATTCCAAAACACTCCAATTCCTTGGAATAGCATTACcaaataatcaatcaaatgatgatgCCTTGGCGAAGCTTTGCAAAGAGGCACTAGGCACATTTAACCATTATCATGGAGGTTGTCAAGCTGGTTTAGTGGTTAATGAAAGATATCTGGTGAAAGGTGTTGATAATCTCAGAGTTGTGGATGGCTCAATTTATAAGGATTCCCCTGGTACCAACCCACAAGCCACAACCATGATGCTTGGaag GTATATGGGAATTCATATCCTTCAAGAACGCACAATCTCTTAA